From Calothrix sp. PCC 6303, a single genomic window includes:
- a CDS encoding alpha/beta hydrolase, translating into MQLPIPKKRQSSFFPSLLCGLGLLLGTVVTAPAVMAAQKVTIQFGPFRQTVDIGDLEKFAKTGKLSPQLQVFTPLLTPEVRDVLNQKVKVNPGFADNFINEFAKTPQGKQVISSLGVVIPGSTKETLQTTLNLTVRQVNGLTVLGFLRAYPGENVTLDATQAATLAMDLNPANLESQAVGVLLAEDLEDKTTIRLPNFNPADVGKEVVEQRTLTFTDQKRKRKIPVDIYWSQNPSQNPLVVISHGFGANRRFLSYLGKHLASHGVTVAAIEHPGSNGVAVNSAAANTSDLAKLLPADEFINRPQDVSFLLDELSKLNSQAGQLQGKFNTGNVSIIGHSLGGYTALALVGGEIDINSVRDFCKKSLGITAAPGDWLQCSAANLTNKKIQLQDKRIKSAIALNPLVGKLFGNKGLTKVSQPVLILTGTEDALTPALKHQIAPFSQLRGTKYLVTAVGGTHLSISDPSYPLSEATTLVREKRGSETESLRQMVRGISLAFIKQQTPEAKTYQPFISSTYTRSLSTTEIPLRLVAELSPTLKSVVEYTNNSK; encoded by the coding sequence ATGCAATTACCTATTCCCAAAAAACGGCAATCAAGTTTCTTTCCCAGCTTATTGTGTGGTTTAGGTCTGTTATTGGGGACAGTTGTCACAGCACCCGCTGTAATGGCAGCACAAAAGGTGACAATTCAGTTTGGTCCATTTCGGCAAACTGTGGATATTGGAGATTTAGAAAAGTTTGCCAAGACAGGAAAGTTGTCACCGCAACTACAGGTTTTTACTCCGTTGCTGACTCCTGAAGTTAGAGACGTGTTGAATCAAAAGGTGAAGGTAAATCCAGGATTTGCCGATAATTTTATTAACGAATTTGCGAAAACTCCCCAAGGAAAGCAGGTAATTTCATCCTTGGGTGTGGTTATTCCTGGAAGCACCAAGGAAACCCTGCAAACAACATTGAATTTGACAGTTAGACAGGTAAACGGCTTAACTGTGTTGGGTTTCCTCCGTGCTTATCCAGGGGAAAATGTGACACTGGATGCGACACAAGCAGCAACTTTGGCGATGGATTTGAACCCTGCTAATTTGGAAAGCCAAGCTGTAGGGGTTTTGTTGGCGGAAGATTTGGAAGATAAAACCACTATTCGTTTACCGAATTTTAATCCGGCGGATGTAGGGAAAGAAGTAGTTGAACAAAGGACTCTGACATTTACAGATCAAAAACGCAAACGTAAAATTCCTGTAGATATATATTGGAGCCAAAATCCCTCTCAAAATCCGTTGGTGGTTATTTCCCATGGGTTTGGGGCAAATCGCCGTTTTTTGAGTTACCTGGGAAAACATTTGGCTTCCCACGGGGTGACGGTGGCGGCTATTGAGCATCCTGGTAGCAATGGTGTGGCTGTTAATAGTGCAGCGGCAAATACTAGTGATTTAGCTAAGTTGTTACCAGCAGATGAGTTTATTAACCGTCCTCAAGATGTGAGTTTTTTGTTGGATGAATTAAGTAAGCTGAATTCTCAAGCTGGGCAACTACAAGGGAAATTTAATACGGGGAATGTATCAATCATTGGTCATTCTTTAGGTGGTTATACGGCTTTAGCCTTGGTGGGTGGGGAAATTGATATTAATAGCGTGCGGGATTTCTGTAAAAAATCGTTGGGCATTACTGCTGCCCCTGGTGATTGGTTACAATGTTCGGCAGCTAATCTAACTAACAAAAAGATTCAACTCCAAGATAAACGGATCAAAAGCGCGATCGCACTCAACCCTCTAGTGGGTAAATTGTTTGGGAACAAAGGTTTAACTAAGGTTTCTCAACCTGTATTAATTTTAACAGGTACCGAAGATGCCCTTACCCCCGCACTTAAACACCAAATTGCCCCATTTTCCCAACTTCGTGGCACCAAATACTTAGTTACAGCCGTTGGTGGTACCCATCTCAGTATCAGTGACCCTAGTTACCCCCTGAGCGAAGCCACAACCCTAGTGCGGGAAAAACGTGGCTCCGAAACAGAATCCCTACGTCAAATGGTTCGTGGTATCAGTTTAGCCTTCATTAAACAACAAACCCCCGAAGCCAAAACCTACCAACCATTCATCTCTTCAACCTACACGCGATCGCTATCCACCACTGAGATACCTTTACGTTTGGTTGCTGAATTGTCCCCAACTTTAAAATCTGTTGTTGAATATACAAATAACAGTAAATAA
- a CDS encoding SPFH domain-containing protein — MESSIIAIVLLLIGYGLGSTKLINEGNEALVERLGRYRKKLGPGLHLIVPIFDTIVMEDTTREQILDIKPQKVITADNVYLEVDGVVNWRITDMVKSFYKIDDIQVALANLATVELRANLADRTLEQTIASRSEMNQTLLRVLNETASDWGVEIIRVDIQSITPPETVQKSMADQQAAVIRKRAAITAAEGEQEAAVKRAQATKVSMQILSEALRANPESKEILKYLIAQEQVDASQKLGSSNNAKIVFLNPGVSNDAVSQMLGEAVSNEITNSPENGSATA; from the coding sequence ATGGAGTCGTCAATTATTGCTATAGTCCTATTACTTATAGGTTATGGTTTAGGGTCTACCAAACTCATTAATGAAGGTAACGAGGCACTGGTTGAGCGCTTGGGGCGTTACCGCAAAAAACTCGGTCCAGGGTTACACCTCATTGTTCCCATCTTCGACACCATTGTCATGGAAGATACAACTAGGGAACAAATTTTAGATATCAAGCCACAAAAAGTTATTACCGCAGATAATGTCTATCTGGAAGTGGATGGTGTTGTCAATTGGCGCATCACTGATATGGTAAAGAGTTTCTACAAAATTGATGACATCCAAGTTGCATTAGCTAATTTGGCAACAGTAGAACTTCGCGCTAACTTGGCAGATAGGACTCTAGAACAAACGATTGCATCCCGCAGTGAAATGAATCAAACTCTGTTACGAGTATTAAATGAAACTGCTTCTGATTGGGGAGTTGAAATTATTAGAGTCGATATCCAAAGCATTACACCACCGGAAACTGTGCAAAAATCTATGGCAGATCAACAGGCTGCCGTAATTAGAAAACGTGCTGCTATTACCGCTGCTGAAGGCGAACAGGAAGCTGCTGTCAAACGAGCGCAAGCCACTAAAGTATCAATGCAGATTCTTTCGGAAGCTTTGCGTGCAAACCCTGAGAGTAAGGAAATTTTAAAGTATCTAATTGCACAGGAACAAGTGGATGCAAGTCAGAAACTTGGTTCTAGCAACAATGCCAAAATTGTTTTCCTTAACCCAGGTGTATCAAATGATGCAGTTAGCCAAATGTTAGGAGAGGCTGTGAGCAATGAGATCACTAATTCTCCAGAAAATGGTTCTGCCACCGCATAA